The following proteins are encoded in a genomic region of alpha proteobacterium U9-1i:
- a CDS encoding phnB protein produces the protein MQYMLLIYGDEAKWGALSPEKLSEEMGAYFAYTQELAQSGKLKAGDELHPVSTAKTLSLMGGKQSVVDGPFADTKEALGGYYLVDVDSIEEALEWAAKCPGARYGRIEVRPVVMR, from the coding sequence ATGCAATACATGCTGCTGATCTATGGCGATGAAGCGAAATGGGGTGCGCTGTCGCCGGAAAAGCTGTCCGAGGAGATGGGCGCATACTTCGCTTACACGCAGGAGCTGGCCCAGTCCGGCAAGCTGAAGGCTGGCGACGAATTGCATCCGGTGTCCACGGCCAAGACGCTGTCGCTCATGGGCGGCAAGCAGAGCGTGGTTGACGGCCCGTTCGCCGACACCAAGGAAGCGCTCGGCGGATATTACTTGGTCGATGTCGACTCGATTGAAGAAGCGCTCGAATGGGCCGCCAAATGCCCTGGCGCGCGCTACGGGCGCATCGAGGTGCGTCCCGTCGTCATGCGCTGA
- a CDS encoding ornithine decarboxylase yields MDQVLSPLELVSGAAPDGPVAIARPHRVAVAAQWFRDNFPGETFYAVKANPSPWVLNALWQNGIKNFDVASEAEAELIATRFPKAQIAFMHPVKSRRAIARAFHDFGVKTFALDSEDELEKILAETNNAKDLTLMVRFAVSGDGAAYPLTRKFGVTAEEAPALLRKARGVSEEMLGVSFHVGSQCMRPDAFRAAMDVCNRAIVKAGVLADIVDVGGGFPAIYPGMSPPAMIEYVDAIKAGFEEMFVAQNAKLWAEPGRALVAEAGSTVTRVELRKGDALYLNDGAFGTLFDATHLNWSFPAKLLRTEPSRAKLAPFRLYGPTCDSMDAAAGPFMLPADIREGDLIEIGSLGAYGTAMGTRFNGFGETVTVTSADAPWPSMYGQAPAAQAKPKRTRARKPTQA; encoded by the coding sequence GTGGACCAAGTCCTCTCGCCTCTCGAACTCGTCTCTGGCGCCGCGCCCGATGGGCCCGTGGCGATCGCGCGTCCGCATCGCGTCGCTGTGGCGGCGCAATGGTTCCGCGACAATTTTCCGGGCGAGACGTTCTACGCCGTCAAGGCGAACCCGAGCCCGTGGGTGCTGAATGCACTCTGGCAGAATGGCATCAAGAATTTCGACGTCGCCTCGGAAGCCGAAGCCGAGTTGATCGCGACGCGCTTTCCCAAAGCGCAGATCGCCTTCATGCACCCGGTGAAAAGCCGACGCGCCATCGCCCGCGCCTTTCACGATTTTGGCGTCAAGACGTTCGCGCTCGACAGCGAGGACGAGCTTGAGAAGATTTTGGCCGAGACCAACAACGCCAAGGATCTCACCCTGATGGTGCGCTTCGCCGTGTCCGGCGACGGCGCCGCCTACCCGCTTACGCGCAAATTCGGCGTCACCGCCGAAGAAGCGCCGGCGCTGCTGCGCAAAGCGCGCGGCGTCAGCGAGGAAATGTTGGGCGTCTCGTTCCATGTCGGCAGCCAGTGCATGCGTCCTGACGCGTTCCGGGCGGCGATGGATGTCTGCAACCGCGCCATCGTGAAAGCCGGCGTGCTGGCGGACATCGTCGATGTCGGCGGCGGCTTCCCCGCGATCTATCCGGGCATGAGCCCGCCGGCGATGATCGAGTACGTCGATGCGATCAAGGCGGGCTTTGAGGAAATGTTCGTCGCCCAGAACGCCAAGCTCTGGGCCGAGCCCGGCCGTGCGCTCGTCGCGGAAGCGGGCTCCACCGTTACGCGCGTGGAGCTGCGCAAGGGCGATGCGCTTTACCTCAACGACGGCGCCTTCGGCACGCTGTTTGACGCGACGCACCTCAATTGGTCGTTCCCAGCGAAACTGCTGCGCACCGAGCCCAGCCGCGCCAAGCTCGCGCCGTTCCGCCTTTACGGCCCAACCTGCGATTCGATGGATGCGGCTGCGGGCCCCTTCATGCTGCCGGCCGATATCCGAGAAGGCGATCTGATCGAGATCGGCTCGCTCGGCGCGTACGGCACGGCGATGGGCACACGCTTCAACGGCTTTGGCGAAACCGTAACGGTGACCTCCGCCGACGCGCCGTGGCCAAGCATGTACGGCCAAGCACCAGCCGCGCAGGCCAAGCCGAAGCGCACCCGCGCGCGGAAGCCGACGCAGGCTTAA
- a CDS encoding NADPH-dependent methylglyoxal reductase, whose protein sequence is MTGETILVTGGSGFVGAHCILQAISAGYRVRTSVRSLSREGEVRAMLKNGGAEPGDRLSFVAADLNADAGWADAVAGCTYVLHVASPFPPAIPKHEDEIIIPARDGALRVLKASRDAGVKRVVLTSSFAAIGYGLPHRATPFTEADWTDPEGADVRAYVKSKTLAERAAWDFIAREGAALELSVINPVGVLGPVLGPDYSTSILLVQRLMDGAMPGLPRFGFGLVDVRDVADLHLRAMTNPAAKGERFLAVAGPSLWIGDIARVLKQRLGRAAARVPTRELPNWLVRIAAMRDPAVAQMLPELGKLKHASNDKAKRVLGWNPRSAEDSAIATAESMIALKLLKAA, encoded by the coding sequence ATGACCGGTGAAACCATCCTCGTCACCGGCGGCTCGGGTTTTGTCGGCGCGCACTGCATTCTGCAGGCGATCTCGGCTGGTTATCGGGTGCGCACCAGCGTGCGCTCGCTCTCGCGCGAGGGCGAGGTGCGTGCGATGCTCAAAAATGGCGGGGCAGAGCCCGGCGACCGGCTTTCCTTCGTCGCCGCTGATCTCAACGCGGACGCGGGCTGGGCGGACGCCGTTGCTGGCTGCACCTACGTGCTGCACGTCGCCTCGCCATTTCCACCGGCGATCCCAAAGCATGAGGACGAGATCATCATTCCCGCGCGCGATGGCGCTTTGCGCGTGCTGAAAGCGTCGCGTGACGCCGGCGTTAAGCGCGTGGTGCTGACGTCGTCCTTTGCGGCGATTGGCTACGGCCTTCCGCACCGTGCAACGCCGTTTACCGAAGCGGATTGGACCGATCCCGAGGGCGCAGACGTCCGCGCCTACGTCAAATCCAAGACGCTTGCCGAACGCGCCGCCTGGGATTTCATCGCGCGCGAGGGCGCGGCGCTTGAACTCTCGGTGATCAATCCAGTCGGCGTGCTCGGCCCTGTGCTTGGTCCGGATTATTCTACCTCGATTTTGCTGGTGCAGCGTTTGATGGACGGCGCGATGCCTGGCTTGCCGCGTTTTGGTTTCGGTCTTGTCGATGTGCGCGACGTCGCCGACCTACACCTGCGCGCCATGACCAATCCAGCCGCGAAGGGCGAGCGCTTTCTGGCGGTGGCCGGCCCATCGTTGTGGATTGGCGATATCGCCCGCGTGTTGAAGCAACGCCTCGGCCGCGCCGCGGCGCGCGTGCCGACACGTGAATTGCCAAACTGGCTTGTCCGTATCGCGGCGATGCGCGACCCCGCCGTTGCGCAGATGCTTCCGGAATTGGGCAAGCTCAAGCACGCGTCGAACGACAAGGCAAAGCGCGTATTGGGCTGGAACCCGCGCAGCGCGGAGGATTCGGCGATCGCCACCGCCGAAAGCATGATCGCGCTGAAATTGCTGAAGGCGGCCTGA
- a CDS encoding nonspecific acid phosphatase precursor — MIRVSLFALALAMASPAFAQTQAAQPIIDGPALAGAPPAAGSPRDAADRLAMKPAVSAERLAQARTDQAFNAWAMFQPVLGEGFTRTQLPRTAAAIAATMQGVGPTINAAKDAHPRTRPFADRSVIQCDDPGQNTAGSYPSGHGAGGWALALVLAELIPSRADAILQRGRDFGESRIICGYHFPSDIEASRLVAAGAVARLHGDAEYRRALDAARRELARTYPE, encoded by the coding sequence ATGATCAGAGTTTCATTGTTCGCACTCGCGCTCGCCATGGCGAGCCCAGCCTTCGCGCAAACACAGGCCGCGCAGCCGATCATCGACGGGCCCGCGCTCGCGGGCGCGCCACCTGCGGCGGGGTCCCCGCGCGATGCGGCGGATCGGTTGGCGATGAAGCCGGCGGTGAGCGCGGAGCGGCTTGCGCAAGCGCGCACGGATCAGGCGTTCAACGCGTGGGCGATGTTCCAGCCGGTGTTGGGCGAGGGCTTCACGCGTACACAATTGCCGCGCACGGCGGCGGCGATTGCCGCGACCATGCAAGGCGTCGGGCCCACCATCAACGCCGCGAAGGATGCACACCCACGCACGCGCCCGTTCGCGGACCGGAGCGTCATCCAGTGCGACGATCCCGGTCAGAACACGGCAGGCTCCTACCCTTCAGGCCACGGCGCGGGCGGCTGGGCCTTGGCGTTGGTGCTGGCCGAACTGATCCCGTCACGCGCCGACGCGATCCTGCAGCGCGGCCGCGATTTCGGCGAAAGCCGCATCATTTGCGGCTATCATTTTCCGAGCGACATCGAAGCCAGCCGCCTCGTCGCCGCCGGCGCCGTAGCGCGCTTGCACGGCGATGCGGAGTATCGCCGTGCGCTGGACGCCGCGCGACGCGAATTGGCGCGGACCTATCCGGAATAG
- a CDS encoding dihydrofolate reductase, with protein MAKLIFGMNMSLDGYVDYDKFAPDPVLFRYFIAQTRNTAGSIYGPRLYELMSYWDGDAWNQDGRAQDDLRAFAEAWRAMPKWVVSKSLKQVGPNATLISGDFETAIRKLKAERDGEIEVGGPKLAASLAKLGLIDEYHVFLHPVVLGEGEPFFAGVTPKLRLVGSERIGEGAVKLTYAPA; from the coding sequence ATGGCCAAGCTCATCTTTGGAATGAACATGTCGCTGGACGGCTATGTCGATTACGACAAGTTCGCGCCTGATCCGGTGCTGTTCCGCTATTTCATCGCGCAAACGCGCAACACAGCCGGCAGCATCTACGGGCCCCGCTTGTACGAACTGATGAGCTATTGGGATGGCGACGCGTGGAATCAGGACGGGCGCGCGCAAGACGATTTGCGCGCGTTCGCCGAGGCGTGGCGAGCGATGCCGAAATGGGTTGTGTCAAAGTCGCTGAAGCAGGTTGGTCCGAACGCGACTTTGATTAGCGGAGATTTCGAAACGGCGATCCGCAAACTGAAGGCCGAGCGCGACGGCGAGATCGAAGTCGGCGGGCCGAAGCTTGCGGCGAGCTTGGCGAAGCTTGGTCTGATCGATGAATATCACGTCTTCCTGCATCCCGTCGTGCTGGGCGAGGGCGAGCCGTTCTTCGCTGGCGTGACGCCGAAGCTGCGGTTGGTAGGGAGCGAGCGGATTGGGGAGGGGGCGGTGAAGCTGACGTATGCGCCGGCTTAG
- a CDS encoding deoxyhypusine synthase — translation MADAKIDSNRKAELLANVVEHIDITTFDARPIIDAYGKMSFTSRDTARAAQILNMALEDQKCSTWLIMAGSTGAGGCLHVWRDMVTYNMADAIVATGASIIDMDFLEALGFKHYQAKEIPDDNVLRSLYIDRIYDTYIDEEELQHVDHTIYDICEALEPRPYTSREFIYELGKWLAAGNAKKKDSLIQRAYEKGVPIFVPAFSDCSAGFGIVKHQVERRKAGKPYLTIDSGGDFRELTEIKLAAGTTALFMVGGGVPKNFAQDTVVCAEILGHEDVEVHKYAVQITVADVRDGACSSSTLQEAASWGKVSTVHEQMVFAEATSVAPLIVSDAYHRGGWRKREARNWAKLFK, via the coding sequence ATGGCTGACGCCAAAATCGACTCGAACCGCAAAGCCGAACTTCTCGCCAACGTCGTCGAGCACATCGACATCACGACGTTCGACGCGCGCCCGATCATCGACGCCTACGGCAAGATGAGCTTCACCAGCCGCGACACCGCGCGCGCCGCGCAAATCCTGAACATGGCGCTCGAAGATCAGAAGTGCTCGACCTGGCTCATCATGGCCGGCTCGACGGGCGCGGGCGGCTGCCTGCATGTCTGGCGCGATATGGTGACGTACAACATGGCCGACGCCATCGTCGCCACCGGCGCCTCGATCATCGACATGGATTTCCTCGAAGCGCTCGGCTTCAAGCACTACCAGGCCAAGGAAATCCCGGACGACAACGTTCTGCGCTCGCTCTACATCGATCGCATCTACGATACCTACATCGACGAAGAAGAACTGCAGCACGTCGATCACACGATCTACGACATCTGCGAAGCGCTCGAGCCGCGCCCCTACACGTCGCGCGAGTTCATCTATGAGCTTGGCAAGTGGCTTGCCGCCGGCAACGCCAAGAAGAAGGATTCGCTGATCCAGCGCGCCTACGAAAAAGGCGTGCCGATCTTCGTGCCGGCGTTCAGCGATTGCTCGGCGGGCTTCGGCATCGTCAAGCACCAAGTCGAGCGCCGCAAAGCCGGCAAGCCGTATCTGACCATCGACAGCGGCGGCGACTTCCGTGAGCTGACGGAAATCAAACTCGCCGCCGGCACCACCGCCCTCTTCATGGTCGGCGGCGGCGTGCCGAAGAATTTCGCGCAAGACACCGTCGTCTGCGCCGAAATCCTCGGCCACGAGGATGTCGAAGTGCACAAATACGCCGTGCAGATCACCGTCGCCGACGTCCGCGACGGCGCCTGCTCCTCCTCGACGCTGCAAGAAGCGGCGAGCTGGGGCAAGGTGAGCACCGTGCACGAACAGATGGTGTTCGCGGAAGCAACCAGCGTCGCCCCGCTGATCGTGAGCGACGCGTATCACCGCGGCGGCTGGAGGAAACGCGAAGCGCGGAATTGGGCGAAGCTGTTCAAGTAA
- a CDS encoding phnB protein yields MRYMLLIYSAPTRWVGLSDAEIGEVLGAYRAFSEALAVEGKLVSADELAPTNRAKSVTRRHGAKSVIDGPYVDTKEALGGYYLIEVADEAEALTWAARCPGAAYGGIEVRPMMIR; encoded by the coding sequence ATGCGTTACATGCTGCTGATCTATAGCGCGCCGACCAGATGGGTTGGTCTGAGCGACGCCGAAATCGGCGAAGTGTTGGGCGCGTATCGCGCGTTTAGCGAGGCGCTCGCGGTGGAAGGCAAGCTCGTCAGCGCCGACGAATTGGCCCCGACAAATCGTGCAAAGAGCGTCACGCGCCGCCACGGCGCGAAGTCCGTGATTGATGGGCCCTATGTCGATACCAAAGAGGCGCTAGGCGGGTATTACCTCATTGAGGTCGCCGACGAGGCGGAGGCTTTGACGTGGGCCGCACGCTGCCCAGGCGCCGCTTATGGCGGCATCGAGGTGCGGCCTATGATGATCAGGTGA
- a CDS encoding 3-oxoacyl-[acyl-carrier protein] reductase has protein sequence MGDLAGRVALVTGGARGLGAAAAKALAAEGAKVVVSDVSDGSEIAAIIGGAYVKHDVTSEDDWIAAVAFAKDRFGGLDILVNNAGIFWLKPMEMETLESFRRMQQVNVEGVFLGLKHAIPAIAERAQQWEGGGAVINLSSVAGLVGAPNLIAYNASKGAVRLMTKAAAMESAPLKVRVNSIHPGIIDTPMMAGAAAAIEKATGQGANVTRTRFAERHPLGRMGRDVDIANAVVFLASDKAAFMTGSELVVDGGMTAM, from the coding sequence ATGGGCGATCTCGCGGGGCGCGTGGCGCTGGTGACGGGCGGCGCGCGCGGGCTTGGGGCGGCGGCGGCGAAAGCGCTCGCGGCTGAAGGCGCGAAGGTCGTCGTGAGCGATGTGAGCGACGGCAGCGAGATCGCGGCCATTATTGGCGGCGCGTATGTGAAGCATGACGTGACCAGCGAGGATGATTGGATCGCCGCGGTCGCGTTTGCCAAGGATCGCTTCGGCGGGCTCGACATCCTCGTCAACAACGCCGGCATCTTCTGGCTGAAGCCGATGGAAATGGAGACGCTGGAGAGTTTCCGGCGCATGCAGCAAGTGAACGTCGAAGGCGTGTTTCTTGGGCTGAAGCACGCGATCCCCGCGATCGCCGAACGTGCGCAACAGTGGGAAGGCGGCGGCGCCGTCATCAATCTCTCGTCGGTCGCCGGGCTCGTTGGTGCGCCGAATTTGATCGCCTACAATGCCTCGAAGGGCGCGGTGCGTCTGATGACCAAAGCGGCTGCGATGGAATCCGCGCCACTCAAGGTGCGCGTCAATTCGATCCATCCCGGCATCATCGATACGCCGATGATGGCCGGCGCGGCGGCGGCCATCGAGAAGGCGACGGGCCAAGGCGCCAACGTCACTCGCACGCGGTTCGCCGAGCGCCACCCGCTTGGCCGCATGGGCCGCGACGTTGATATCGCCAACGCCGTCGTGTTCCTCGCTTCCGACAAAGCGGCGTTCATGACCGGCAGTGAACTTGTCGTCGATGGCGGCATGACGGCGATGTGA
- a CDS encoding glutathione S-transferase: MTITITAFKRSLDQGVGLARDMRVRWALEEVGQPYDVRLVPWEKFKEEAHLARNPFGQIPTYEEGDLTLFESGAIVLHIAERFPGLLPKDADARARAIMWIFAALGTIEPPIVDRDVVEYSEAGKSWQGERFAMVDERIRGRLNQLTARMGDGAWLDGAFSAADIIMVHVLRRLEGSGILEDYPTLVAYIARAQARPAYKRAFAAQLAVWEANKG, encoded by the coding sequence ATGACGATCACCATCACAGCCTTCAAGCGCTCGCTCGACCAGGGCGTGGGCTTGGCGCGGGACATGCGCGTGCGCTGGGCGTTGGAGGAGGTGGGTCAGCCGTATGACGTGCGGCTGGTGCCGTGGGAAAAGTTCAAGGAGGAGGCGCACCTGGCGCGCAACCCGTTCGGCCAGATCCCGACTTACGAGGAGGGCGATCTCACGCTGTTCGAGTCCGGCGCGATCGTACTGCACATCGCCGAGCGCTTTCCGGGCTTGTTGCCGAAAGATGCCGACGCGCGGGCGCGCGCGATCATGTGGATTTTCGCCGCGCTCGGCACGATCGAGCCGCCGATCGTTGATCGCGACGTTGTGGAATATTCCGAGGCCGGCAAAAGCTGGCAGGGCGAACGCTTCGCGATGGTGGATGAGCGCATTCGCGGGCGATTGAACCAGCTCACGGCGCGCATGGGCGATGGCGCATGGCTCGACGGCGCCTTCAGCGCGGCGGACATCATCATGGTGCACGTGCTGCGGCGCCTGGAAGGCTCAGGTATTCTCGAAGACTATCCGACACTCGTCGCCTACATTGCGCGCGCCCAAGCGCGGCCAGCGTACAAGCGCGCATTCGCGGCGCAATTGGCGGTGTGGGAAGCGAACAAGGGGTAG
- a CDS encoding RNA polymerase sigma-70 factor of ECF subfamily, with product MNPAQTAERVARESYGRLLAMLAARTRNVAAAEDALADAFAAALSAWPRGGVPEKPEAWLFAAARRKLIDSARRAQTASAAQDALILTMEELEEMGRDDAPDRRLGLLFACAHPAIEPSVRTPLMLQTVLGFSAERIASAFLMEPTAMGQRLVRAKKKIRDAAIPFDVPEPAEWPQRLAAVLDAIYAAYGVGWTDPLGADPERRGLAEEAIWLGRVLVAQTPDEPEALGLLALMLHLDARRYARRVGGRYVPLESQDTTLWRRELIVEAERALVHAARAGAPGRFQYEAAIQSAHAARAIQGVVDWGAVVLLYDALARFTGSPVARLNHIAALARRDGAEVALAALEALSDRHPQLGEYQPFWALRADLCGRAGRKHEARRAFLQAIERESDPAVVEFLKKRSAEL from the coding sequence GTGAACCCAGCGCAAACCGCCGAGCGTGTCGCGCGCGAGAGTTACGGGCGTCTGCTCGCCATGCTCGCCGCGCGCACGCGCAACGTGGCCGCCGCCGAGGACGCGCTCGCGGACGCGTTCGCGGCAGCACTTTCGGCCTGGCCGCGAGGCGGCGTGCCGGAAAAACCCGAAGCGTGGTTGTTCGCGGCCGCGCGCCGCAAGCTGATCGATAGCGCACGCCGCGCGCAAACTGCCAGCGCCGCGCAGGACGCGCTCATTTTGACGATGGAGGAGTTGGAAGAGATGGGACGCGACGATGCGCCCGATCGCCGCCTCGGCCTGTTGTTCGCTTGCGCGCATCCAGCGATCGAGCCCAGCGTGCGCACCCCCTTGATGCTGCAAACCGTTCTTGGTTTTTCCGCCGAGCGCATCGCTTCGGCGTTCTTGATGGAGCCAACGGCGATGGGACAGCGTCTGGTGCGGGCGAAGAAGAAGATCCGCGACGCGGCGATTCCGTTTGACGTGCCAGAGCCCGCCGAATGGCCGCAGCGCCTCGCCGCCGTGCTTGACGCGATTTATGCGGCGTACGGTGTGGGCTGGACCGATCCGCTCGGCGCCGATCCGGAGCGGCGCGGTCTGGCGGAGGAAGCGATCTGGCTCGGCCGTGTGCTCGTGGCGCAAACGCCGGATGAGCCCGAGGCGCTCGGCTTGCTGGCGCTGATGCTGCATCTGGACGCGCGCCGCTATGCGCGCCGAGTCGGCGGCCGCTACGTGCCGCTGGAGTCGCAGGACACCACGCTTTGGCGGCGCGAGTTGATCGTCGAGGCCGAACGGGCGCTCGTGCATGCGGCCCGCGCCGGCGCGCCCGGTCGTTTTCAGTATGAAGCCGCGATCCAATCCGCTCACGCGGCGCGCGCGATTCAAGGCGTCGTGGACTGGGGCGCCGTCGTGCTTTTGTACGACGCCCTGGCGCGGTTCACCGGCTCGCCAGTGGCGCGTCTCAACCATATCGCTGCGCTCGCGCGCCGGGATGGCGCCGAGGTAGCCCTCGCCGCGTTGGAGGCTCTTTCGGACCGGCACCCTCAATTGGGCGAGTACCAGCCCTTTTGGGCGCTCCGCGCTGATCTTTGTGGACGCGCCGGCCGTAAGCACGAAGCGCGAAGAGCATTCTTGCAGGCGATAGAGCGGGAGTCAGATCCAGCTGTGGTTGAGTTTCTAAAAAAACGCAGCGCGGAGCTCTGA
- a CDS encoding lysophospholipase L2, translating to MAFVRVPGNDTPEGAEEHWFEGRGGIKIRVLTAPSTNGPPRGSVIVAPGRTEFIEKYFEVLRELQGRGYAVFCIDWRGQGLSGRETPNPLKGHFASFDDPVNDLATALKLLSHKLPRPHVGLAHSMGGAILLRALQTRRVELDAAAFTAPMWGIANLGPMGKKYVRFMNSLGAGLNFAPGVEQKWKREQFKRNPVTHDKERHARGQGLIAEEPRLALTGPTIGWVAAAADCCEGFLQSAGFAHLRIPILVLTAQQELLVDNASHDAVAALLPDCTHVTIAGAKHEILMERDDIRTQFWAAFDELLQRVPQRATV from the coding sequence ATGGCGTTCGTTCGCGTCCCCGGTAACGACACCCCCGAGGGCGCGGAAGAGCATTGGTTCGAAGGTCGTGGCGGCATCAAGATCCGCGTGTTGACCGCGCCTTCGACAAATGGTCCTCCGCGCGGGTCGGTTATCGTCGCGCCTGGACGCACCGAGTTCATCGAAAAATACTTCGAGGTGCTGCGCGAATTGCAGGGCCGTGGCTATGCCGTATTCTGCATCGATTGGCGCGGGCAGGGCCTCTCGGGCCGCGAGACGCCGAATCCGCTCAAAGGCCATTTCGCCAGCTTCGACGACCCGGTGAACGATCTCGCCACTGCTTTGAAGCTGCTTTCGCACAAGCTGCCGCGCCCGCATGTCGGGCTGGCGCATTCGATGGGCGGAGCGATCTTGCTGCGGGCGCTGCAAACGCGCCGCGTCGAATTGGACGCGGCGGCGTTCACGGCGCCGATGTGGGGCATCGCCAATCTCGGGCCAATGGGCAAGAAATACGTCCGCTTCATGAACTCGCTCGGTGCGGGTTTGAACTTCGCGCCCGGCGTTGAGCAAAAATGGAAGCGGGAACAATTCAAGCGCAATCCCGTGACCCACGACAAAGAGCGGCACGCCCGCGGCCAAGGCTTGATTGCCGAAGAGCCACGCCTGGCCTTGACCGGCCCGACCATCGGCTGGGTCGCGGCGGCGGCCGATTGCTGCGAAGGGTTTCTACAATCGGCTGGGTTCGCGCACTTGCGCATCCCGATTCTGGTGCTGACGGCGCAGCAGGAATTGCTTGTCGACAATGCGAGCCACGACGCGGTCGCGGCGTTGCTTCCGGACTGCACGCACGTGACCATCGCCGGCGCCAAGCATGAAATTTTGATGGAGCGGGACGATATCCGCACCCAATTTTGGGCGGCGTTCGACGAACTCCTCCAACGCGTCCCGCAGCGGGCGACGGTCTAA
- a CDS encoding 3-demethylubiquinone-9 3-methyltransferase yields MERLNAALVFQKLTRTKGTFMNKNTICLWYNGDAEAAARFYADTFPDTSVGAVHYAPSDYPDGKTGDPLVVEFTVVGIPCIGLNGGPTFPHTEAFSFQIQTEDQAETDRYWNAIVGNGGKESECGWCKDKWGVNWQITPRTLNEAMAAGGAEAKRAFDAMMTMQKIDVAKIDAARRG; encoded by the coding sequence GTGGAACGGTTGAACGCCGCGCTCGTTTTCCAGAAGCTTACCCGCACAAAGGGCACTTTCATGAACAAGAATACGATCTGCCTTTGGTACAATGGCGACGCTGAGGCCGCCGCACGGTTTTACGCCGACACCTTCCCTGATACGTCCGTGGGCGCCGTCCATTATGCGCCGAGCGACTATCCGGACGGCAAGACGGGCGATCCGCTCGTCGTGGAATTCACCGTAGTCGGCATTCCCTGCATCGGCCTAAATGGCGGGCCGACGTTTCCGCACACCGAGGCTTTCTCGTTTCAAATCCAAACCGAGGATCAAGCAGAGACCGATCGCTACTGGAACGCCATCGTGGGCAATGGCGGCAAGGAAAGCGAATGCGGTTGGTGCAAGGATAAATGGGGCGTCAACTGGCAGATCACGCCGCGCACGCTCAACGAAGCAATGGCCGCCGGGGGCGCCGAAGCCAAACGTGCGTTCGATGCGATGATGACAATGCAGAAGATTGACGTCGCCAAGATCGACGCCGCCCGCCGCGGCTAG
- a CDS encoding sterol carrier family protein, producing the protein MTFDEIYSRFSGAGVTVTGKKVKFDFGDEGKIYLDGTSNTVSKDDGPADTTLKLKLADFIDMAEGRLDPTAAFMQGKLRVEGDMGVAMQLQSVMAKLRG; encoded by the coding sequence ATGACGTTCGATGAAATCTACAGCCGCTTTTCGGGCGCCGGCGTAACCGTCACCGGCAAGAAGGTGAAGTTTGATTTCGGCGACGAAGGCAAGATCTATCTCGACGGCACGTCCAACACGGTCAGCAAAGACGATGGCCCCGCCGACACGACTTTGAAGCTGAAGCTCGCCGACTTCATCGACATGGCCGAGGGCCGTCTCGACCCGACCGCTGCGTTCATGCAAGGCAAGCTGCGCGTTGAGGGCGACATGGGCGTCGCCATGCAGCTGCAAAGCGTAATGGCGAAGTTGCGCGGCTGA